One genomic segment of Falco biarmicus isolate bFalBia1 chromosome 15, bFalBia1.pri, whole genome shotgun sequence includes these proteins:
- the PSKH1 gene encoding serine/threonine-protein kinase H1 isoform X2, whose protein sequence is MGCGTSKVLPEPPKDVQLDLVKKIEPYTGHNDIYKHFIKDDCGTVIKAGSPSPPHYANPYSGNHLPAHVDQPEPRKNKVAKYRAKFDPRVTAKYDIKALIGRGSFSRVVRVEHKATKQPYAIKMIETKYREGREVCESELSVLRRVRHTNIIQLIEVFETQDRVYMVMELATGGELFDRIIAKGSFTERDATRVLQMVLDGVRYLHTLGITHRDLKPENLLYYHPGTDSKIMITDFGLASARKKGDDCLMKTTCGTPEYIAPEILVRKPYTNSVDMWALGVISYILLSGTMPFEDDNRTRLYRQILKGKYSYSGECSMVSSFKKKNLCVKKDEISSHKAELG, encoded by the exons ATGGGCTGTGGGACAAGCAAGGTGCTTCCCGAGCCCCCCAAAGATGTGCAGCTAGACCTGGTTAAAAAAATTGAACCTTACACAGGCCACAATGACATATACAAGCATTTCATCAAAGATGACTGTGGGACTGTCATCAAAGCTGGCTCTCCCTCACCTCCACATTACGCTAACCCGTATTCTGGGAaccacctgcctgcccacgtGGACCAGCCTGAGCCCCGCAAGAACAAAGTGGCTAAGTACCGCGCCAAATTTGATCCCAGAGTGACAGCCAAGTATGACATCAAAGCTCTTATTGGGAGAGGGAGTTTTAGTCGTGTTGTACGGGTGGAACACAAGGCTACCAAGCAGCCCTATGCAATCAAGATGATAGAGACCAAATATCGGGAGGGGAGGGAAGTGTGTGAGTCGGAGCTTAGTGTGCTAAGGCGGGTTCGCCACACCAATATCATCCAGCTTATTGAGGTGTTTGAGACCCAGGACCGTGTGTACATGGTGATGGAATTGGCAACTGGAGGGGAACTGTTTGATCGCATCATTGCTAAAGGTTCCTTCACAGAGAGGGATGCTACGCGTGTGCTGCAGATGGTGTTAGATGGTGTGAGGTATTTGCATACACTGGGTATCACACACCGGGACTTAAAACCAGAGAATCTGCTGTACTACCATCCAGGAACAGATTCCAAAATCATGATTACGGACTTTGGACTGGCAAGTGCTCGAAAGAAGGGAGATGACTGCCTGATGAAAACCACGTGTGGGACCCCGGAGTACATTGCTCCAGAGATCCTGGTCAGGAAGCCGTACACAAACTCTGTGGACATGTGGGCGCTGGGTGTTATCTCGTACATTCTCCTGAGTGGCACTATGCCCTTTGAAGATGACAACCGCACCCGCTTGTATCGGCAGatcctgaaaggaaaatacagttacTCAGGCGAG TGCAGCATGGTGagctcctttaaaaaaaaaaatctgtgcgTGAAGAAAGATGAGATCTCTTCCCATAAAGCAGAACTGGGATGA